Proteins from one Megalopta genalis isolate 19385.01 chromosome 1, iyMegGena1_principal, whole genome shotgun sequence genomic window:
- the LOC117220705 gene encoding nudC domain-containing protein 3 translates to MSLDYDPALLKIFLKEKTNFFDTIFGFLHRNTDFYDEYGPDTKSGLSPGEAEKVVLNSFRKWKNTPKFQYQNTDPPKNHNSNVQIAERTEDEAMIIAEETGLRVVEEVEVETSVEPQIIEKQIHSEDKDRISDSYNGAVRENYTWSQSINDLDVLVKLPSSIKTAKDLKVNLDSIHIKIEAKTSTLAQHQEQECSNSDWTIIFIGELCHKTRKDESVWSVVSGKHISIHLEKASERWWEALIVGEPKIELNKIDCSRNLDDMGSEEQMKVQELMWNHQQKLLGKPTSEEIRMEKILKKAWNAKGSPFEGTPYDPSILKFSN, encoded by the exons ATGAGCCTCGATTATGATCCGGcgcttttaaaaatatttttaaaagaaaaaactAATTTCTTTGACACAATTTTTGGATTTCTTCATAGGAA TACAGATTTCTACGACGAATATGGTCCAGATACAAAATCAGGACTTTCACCTGGTGAAGCAGAGAAGGTGGTATTAAATAGTTTTCGAAAATGGAAGAATACGCCTAAGTTTCAGTATCAGAATACAGACCCACCAAAAAATCATAATTCCAATGTACAAATCGCCGAGAGAACCGAAGACGAAGCAATGATAATTGCGGAAGAAACTGGTCTTCGAGTTGTGGAAGAAGTTGAAGTAGAAACAAGCGTGGAGCCACAAATAATAGAGAAACAAATTCACTCGGAGGATAAGGATAGAATTTCTGACAGCTACAATGGAGCAGTGAGGGAGAATTATACATGGTCACAGTCCATTAATGACCTAGATGTTCTAGTTAAATTGCCTAGTTCTATAAAGACTGCGAAAGACCTCAAAGTCAATCTAGATTCGATACACATTAAAATAGAGGCAAAAACGTCGACTCTTGCACAGCATCAGGAACAAGAATGTAGTAATTCAGACTGGACCATAATATTTATCGGAGAACTCTGTCATAAGACAAGGAAAGACGAATCTGTTTGGTCAGTTGTGTCTGGAAAACATATTAGC ATTCATCTCGAGAAGGCTTCCGAAAGGTGGTGGGAAGCATTGATCGTTGGTGAAccaaaaattgaattaaataagaTCGATTGTTCAAGAAATCTCGATGACATGGGATCGGAGGAGCAAATGAAGGTTCAAGAGCTGATGTGGAATCATCAGCAAAAGCTTCTCGGCAAACCGACGTCTGAGGAAATT agAATGGAGAAGATTTTGAAAAAGGCATGGAATGCCAAAGGTTCTCCCTTCGAAGGCACTCCATACGATCCCTCGATTTTAAAGTTTAGTAACTAA
- the LOC117220706 gene encoding protein C10, giving the protein MTTMPNFTPEIAKAVLADVLTALSTPETIQKLTEAKENSGNEMLKMMQFVFPIVVQIQMDVIKNYGFPEGREGTVQFAQLLRALEREDPEIAQLHSQVRSYFLPPVTISSSTEASL; this is encoded by the exons ATGACCACCATGCCTAACTTTACTCCAGAAATAGCAAAAG CTGTTCTGGCAGACGTTCTAACAGCATTAAGTACTCCAGAAACTATTCAGAAACTGACCGAggcgaaggaaaattcgggtaACGAAATGCTCAAAATGATGCAGTTTGTTTTCCCAATTGTAGTACAAATTCAAATGGATGTTATTAAAAACTATGGATTTCCAGAGGGACGGGAAG GTACGGTTCAGTTTGCACAATTACTCAGAGCTTTAGAGAGGGAAGACCCTGAAATAGCACAATTACATAGTCAAGTTCGCTCGTATTTCCTTCCTCCAGTTACTATAAGTTCTTCGACCGAAGCATcactttaa